Below is a window of Pseudomonadota bacterium DNA.
CCGCAAGACTGTAAAGCGTAAACCCATAGCGGGTGAATGGTAAGCGCGCCATAAATGCTTTATCACCGAACACCACACAAAACCGCCCACGAGGCGCGAGCACTCGGACGACCTCGCGCAAGTGCACCTGAACATCATGCCAGAAATAGACGGTATGCACGGCCAATACTCGATCAAACTGGCCATCCTTGAACGGTATGGACTCAGACGAACCCTGGGTGAACGACACGTGTCCTGTTTTGACATGATCCGCGTTGAGTTCGGCGGCGATCTCGACCATCTCTTGTGACCAATCGAGTCCTGCATACACCACGTCGACCGCTTCGGAAAGAATGCGCGGCGCAAACTGTCCGTTTCCCGGGCCCAGTTCGAGCACATGGTTAGAGGCGGTGATCCCCAACAACTCAATCGCACGGAGGTTAGCCTGCTCATTAGACCGATTCATCTGCACGGCCGTGTCGATCGCGACATCACCCGATGGCCGCCTGAGCTGGGCAGCGAGCTGGCGGGCCTTATCATCGCTCATATTCGTCGAACGATTGCATGCAATTACAAATTAAACACGCGCCGAGCGTTATCGCTGAGAAACAGTCGGCTCACCGTTTCATCAAGCGCCAGCGTCTCAAGATTTTCTAAGGCTTTTTTGTGGGTCAACATCGGATAGTTTGTGCCAAACAGCACTTTGTGGCGACCGTGCCCGGCGAGAAAATCGACGAGCGCCGGCGGATAGCGGTTGATCGTATAGGCCGAGGTATCGATAAACACATGCTCGTGTTTCGTGGCCACCGCAATCGCCTCATCGGTCCAAGGATAACCAATGTGGCCACCAACAATACGAAGCTCCGGAAAATCGAGTGCAACTTGATCAAGATAGATCGGACGCCCCACTTCGGATGGCATGAGTGGACCGGTATGGCCAATCTGCGTGCAAAACGGGACGCGAAGTTCGCAACAGGCCGTGTAGACCGGATAAAACCGCCGGTCGGTCGGTGGTAGCTCCCAGAGCCACGGCAATACGCGAATGGCTTTAAAACCCAATTGCTCAATACAGCGCCTCACTTCGCGAACCGCATGCATAGGTTTGGATAGATTCACCGAACCCACACCGACCAAACGATCCGGCGCCTGGGCAACAAAGTGTGCCACTTCATCATTGGAAATCATCGCACCGCGCGGCCCAACCCAGGCCGATATCAGGCTTTGGTCAACACCTGCCTCATCCATGCAGTGCAGCGTCGCCTCGACGGGCAGCTCTTCTTCAGGCAACGGAATATTGGTCCAACGACGCAACGACTCAAACATCGGATCTTGTAAATGTCGCAGAGTTGGATGCTGCGCCCAGGCGTCGATGATCATCGGAGATCTTTACGTATTCGAATGGTCAAGTTAGCGCGATACGATGGTACTGAAGCCGCCGTAGATCATCCGTTTTCCGTCAAACGGCATGGATTCAGGACTCCATTCAGCAAAACGAGGATCGCTCATTGCGTTTTTATTTCCCTCATCGCGCGCTTCCCGAGACGGCCAGGTAATCCAAGAGAACACCACGGATTCGTTCTTCTCGCATTTCACCGACAGCGGAAATGAGGTCAACACACCGTCGGGCACATCATCCGCCCAGTTTTCAACGATCGACAGCGCACCATGGTCTTTGAATACCTCGGCCGATAGTTCCGCCAATCGCACGTAATCGGCTTTTTTTTCCTCGGGCACTGCAATGACATATCCATCTACGTACGACATCCCATAGTCTCCTATTCCCCAGCATACCGCTAAGCTTATCGTTTTTAGCAACCCGCTCCAATCACTTGTTTGGTATTCTCCCGTTAATTGCTAGCGTCCGGCGATGGCCGCGGGTCGAATGCAACCTGAGTAGCCACCAGTTGGAGGTCGATTTGGTCGTTGTGCGGATTGGCGTCAGCGACACCACCTCGCGTGAAAATCCGGCGAGGTCACACTGCTGGATAACGACTTGCGATTCCATTTTTTGTCGCGCCTGAAGCGAGACGGCCGTCTGAGAACAACCGATGCATACAACGAGCCAAGTAGACCGCGTAATACGCGCCGTGCGGCGCTGTTCGACGTGCTCAAATCTCCCGCTTGGTCCGCGACCAATTTTGCAGCTTAATACGAACGCCAAAATCTTGATCGCCGGTCAAGCACCTGGAAAGAAGACGCACGAGAAGGGCATTCCCTTCGATGATGCGTCGGGTCAGCGCCTTCGAGAATGGATGGGTCTATCGAGGAATCAGTTCTACGACAAACAGCTCGTCGCAATCTTGCCGATGGCCTTTTGTTATCCGGGAACAGGTAAAAGTGGCGACCTACCGCCGCCGCCTATCTGTGCCGAGACATGGCGACGGCCGTTGCTGCAATTGCTCCCCAACATCCAACTAACATTGGTTATCGGCCAATATGCGTTGGACTGGCACCTGGC
It encodes the following:
- a CDS encoding amidohydrolase family protein translates to MIIDAWAQHPTLRHLQDPMFESLRRWTNIPLPEEELPVEATLHCMDEAGVDQSLISAWVGPRGAMISNDEVAHFVAQAPDRLVGVGSVNLSKPMHAVREVRRCIEQLGFKAIRVLPWLWELPPTDRRFYPVYTACCELRVPFCTQIGHTGPLMPSEVGRPIYLDQVALDFPELRIVGGHIGYPWTDEAIAVATKHEHVFIDTSAYTINRYPPALVDFLAGHGRHKVLFGTNYPMLTHKKALENLETLALDETVSRLFLSDNARRVFNL
- a CDS encoding DUF1428 domain-containing protein — encoded protein: MSYVDGYVIAVPEEKKADYVRLAELSAEVFKDHGALSIVENWADDVPDGVLTSFPLSVKCEKNESVVFSWITWPSREARDEGNKNAMSDPRFAEWSPESMPFDGKRMIYGGFSTIVSR
- a CDS encoding class I SAM-dependent methyltransferase encodes the protein MSDDKARQLAAQLRRPSGDVAIDTAVQMNRSNEQANLRAIELLGITASNHVLELGPGNGQFAPRILSEAVDVVYAGLDWSQEMVEIAAELNADHVKTGHVSFTQGSSESIPFKDGQFDRVLAVHTVYFWHDVQVHLREVVRVLAPRGRFCVVFGDKAFMARLPFTRYGFTLYSLAAMHAQLNEAGFRVINAETHAERGISNSGEQVDKQLHSLLCEAQ
- a CDS encoding uracil-DNA glycosylase family protein, producing MHTTSQVDRVIRAVRRCSTCSNLPLGPRPILQLNTNAKILIAGQAPGKKTHEKGIPFDDASGQRLREWMGLSRNQFYDKQLVAILPMAFCYPGTGKSGDLPPPPICAETWRRPLLQLLPNIQLTLVIGQYALDWHLAGKQRKTLTQTVGDWKTYWPEVVPMPHPSPRNNRWLKKNPWFAEEVLPSLQHTIAQLTSSPSI